In Dermacentor variabilis isolate Ectoservices chromosome 1, ASM5094787v1, whole genome shotgun sequence, the genomic stretch TACATCCATTTGCATCCTATCTCTTTTTGAGATATATCCGCAGTGCACAGAAATAGTATCCACGAACCGTGttggtttgctgctgctgctcactgCTCCGGGTGTGCAGCTCCACTAGGCGCGGGAGGGCTTCACGGGCACCCGCCGGCGGCACTCGGCGGCGCCTTTGGCGTTGTGGTGCTGAAAGCATACAAGTTATGCTATTTTTTTCACAGCAGAAGCCTATGTAACTCATGTTTAAAAGGAATGACATGGTAAGAAGCATCACATGCCGATGGGTGATTCCATTAAACTTAATTTTGGTACAGCTAACAGGACAAGGCGACTCCAACTTACGAGCTGGAGCACTCAGGCACTCCTGGGCCGCATCCTGCTCGGCCACACCACCGGCACCGCGTGCAACGCTCTGAAAAGCACGTTCAAGTAAGACACTGCTTTATGCACACCGAGtgcaataaacgaaaaaaaaaaagaaatgtgatgtgtgcaaattCACCTGCAAGCCACTGGTGCCGGGCGTCTCGCCAACCGAAACTGTAGGCTGGGCGGGCAATGGCTGGATGGGCTGAGGGCGCCGGAAGTCCCCAGCGAGAGCTCGCGCCTGCAGGCTCTCATCTGGGGGGACCAACTGTAAGCATGTGTTGAGAAtgtgtcacaaaacttctctGCACGCATAGCGATGTTTGTAGCAACAGCTACTAATAACTGATATGGTTTAATGTAGCGAGTCTGCACGTAATGGGGGCAGTGCGcagctagatttttttttcttttcgagggGTGTTTGAAAACATCGCATGTTATCCAAACAAAGACCttcgagaaggggggggggggggcgtgtttgGTGCGCCAGCCACTGGCTATGCCCCTCATTCGATGGTCTCAAACAGTTTCGAGCACGTAGGTTCCTCTAATATGCCTCAAAATTAACTTCACGAGCGTCCTTTCACCCCTGCAGATTCGACCGTTTCCGACAAAGTTCTAAGCAACACCGCCCTAGCATGAACTTTTCCTAAACGTTTGTAGGCAAATGAACCCACTTTTTACCGTCTCGACGCGACACGCAAGCGGATATTTTCGACGTCTAACGTGAGCTACACACCGTGTCGCGACAAACGACACACCGTAATACGCTTTTTGTCACCGTAGGCCGCGTCGCATTGAACCTCGTTTGCCGAATTTCTGACGGTCACAAAGTGCTAGTTCAAAACACTCAGGCGATAATGGTATTCTAAGCCAGTGCTTACCGCTTCCGACCGCCCGTACACAGCGGCTCGCCC encodes the following:
- the LOC142581782 gene encoding uncharacterized protein LOC142581782 isoform X1 encodes the protein MEEHPALVTPSYPLGPSLTKADKEALWLQLKALLDAEGPARKTVQQWQAFWRKQRFYADQALALVRQQQRGTGGGQLAGIHGRILQLTGTARVDGGRAAVYGRSEALVPPDESLQARALAGDFRRPQPIQPLPAQPTVSVGETPGTSGLQSVARGAGGVAEQDAAQECLSAPARKLESPCPVSCTKIKFNGITHRHVMLLTMSFLLNMSYIGFCCEKNSITCMLSAPQRQRRRRVPPAGAREALPRLVELHTRSSEQQQQTNTLIAELREAATRQAVALEQLATEARLHREAGERQATALEAILQQQGQALQELRSVGALSRAIAAALRRPAQ